In one Actinomyces trachealis genomic region, the following are encoded:
- a CDS encoding DNA polymerase IV — translation MSRAPRSAQARRSWGDDDSATPILHMDMDAFFAAVELLDHPELVGLPVIVGGTNGRGVVCAASYEARTYGVSSAMPMGQALRRCPQAVVLPVRHRHYSQVSRQVMSVLAEVTPLVEQLSVDEAFLDVSGARRRMGTPVQIAKWIRAEIRERTGLPASVGVAATKFVAKLASSHAKPDGLLLIPADATRDFLDLLPVGAMWGVGERSAEVLTRWGIDDVRTLARTEPERLEKILGRAAGRHLWQLAQGIDPRPVMPVREEKSIGTESTFYDVIIDAEHARLVLLDQCHQVAARLRAGGLRARTVSVKLRGADFKTVTRSRTLPAATDLVAHMWPVVEVLWRAAPVPAGGYRLLGVRAEGLEREGEGVQLLLDEDPRSAQAERAADAVKCRWGKDALRPASLLRPAHVPHPENPR, via the coding sequence GTGAGCCGAGCGCCACGCAGCGCCCAAGCGCGCCGCTCCTGGGGAGATGATGACTCCGCCACCCCGATTCTTCACATGGACATGGATGCCTTCTTCGCTGCCGTTGAGCTTCTGGACCATCCCGAGCTTGTGGGACTGCCGGTGATCGTGGGTGGCACCAACGGGCGTGGCGTGGTCTGCGCTGCCTCGTATGAGGCCCGCACCTACGGTGTCAGTTCAGCCATGCCGATGGGGCAGGCGCTGCGGCGGTGCCCGCAGGCGGTAGTGCTGCCAGTGCGTCACCGTCATTACTCCCAGGTGTCCCGTCAGGTCATGTCTGTGCTAGCCGAGGTCACGCCCCTGGTTGAGCAGCTCAGCGTTGACGAGGCGTTTCTGGACGTCTCTGGCGCACGCCGTCGGATGGGCACGCCGGTACAGATCGCCAAGTGGATCCGTGCTGAGATCCGCGAGCGTACCGGTCTGCCCGCCTCCGTGGGGGTGGCCGCCACCAAGTTCGTGGCCAAGCTGGCCTCATCCCACGCCAAGCCGGACGGATTGTTACTGATCCCTGCGGACGCCACCCGGGACTTCCTGGACCTGCTTCCAGTGGGTGCCATGTGGGGCGTGGGGGAGCGTTCTGCGGAGGTCCTCACACGCTGGGGGATCGACGACGTACGTACGCTTGCTCGCACTGAGCCTGAACGTCTGGAGAAGATCCTGGGGCGCGCCGCTGGAAGACACCTGTGGCAGTTGGCCCAAGGCATTGATCCGCGCCCAGTGATGCCGGTGCGGGAGGAGAAGTCCATCGGCACCGAGTCCACCTTCTACGACGTCATCATCGACGCTGAGCACGCCCGCCTGGTTCTGCTGGATCAGTGCCACCAGGTGGCGGCCCGCCTGCGTGCCGGAGGGCTGCGGGCCAGGACGGTGTCAGTAAAGCTGCGTGGCGCTGATTTCAAGACGGTCACCCGCTCTCGGACGCTGCCCGCAGCCACTGACCTGGTGGCCCATATGTGGCCGGTGGTGGAGGTGTTGTGGCGGGCGGCTCCTGTTCCGGCTGGTGGCTATCGCCTGCTAGGGGTGCGGGCCGAGGGCTTGGAGCGTGAGGGTGAGGGCGTGCAGCTGCTGCTCGATGAGGATCCGCGCAGCGCCCAGGCTGAGCGGGCTGCCGACGCCGTGAAATGCCGCTGGGGCAAGGATGCGCTCCGGCCCGCGAGCCTGCTGCGTCCAGCGCATGTTCCACATCCTGAGAATCCTCGTTGA
- a CDS encoding DUF3040 domain-containing protein, whose translation MALSERDERMLREMERQFSTEDPDLAQTMSSPQSGPLHFSPRRIGGGVALVLLGLVALIAGVTVRHSVLSILLGLLGFALAVLGVMRALSRDPGKADSASSGARGAGSKSSFMSRQEELWERRQSGR comes from the coding sequence ATGGCCCTGTCTGAGCGTGATGAGCGGATGCTGCGGGAGATGGAGCGCCAGTTCAGCACCGAAGACCCTGATCTGGCCCAGACGATGAGCAGCCCGCAGTCTGGCCCCCTCCATTTCTCTCCCCGCCGGATTGGTGGCGGGGTAGCCCTTGTGCTCCTAGGCCTGGTGGCGCTGATCGCAGGTGTGACTGTCAGGCACTCCGTACTCAGTATCCTGCTCGGTCTGCTTGGATTCGCCTTGGCCGTGCTGGGGGTGATGCGGGCGCTGAGCCGTGATCCCGGCAAAGCCGACTCCGCCAGCAGTGGGGCCCGGGGTGCGGGTTCTAAGAGTTCCTTCATGTCGCGTCAGGAAGAGCTTTGGGAGCGGCGGCAGTCCGGCCGCTAG
- the mraZ gene encoding division/cell wall cluster transcriptional repressor MraZ has protein sequence MFMGTHAPRLDDKGRLILPAKFRDELAGGVVITRGQDHCLYAFPVKEFEKMYNQLRSAPLAQKQARDYVRVMLSGADQQIPDKQGRITLPQNLRAYAGLERELAVVGSGSRVEIWDAKAWAAYLAEQEQVFADTAEEVLPGFF, from the coding sequence ATGTTCATGGGCACACACGCGCCCCGCCTAGATGACAAAGGCCGCCTGATCCTCCCCGCCAAGTTCCGTGACGAGCTTGCTGGCGGCGTCGTCATCACCCGCGGACAAGACCATTGCCTCTACGCCTTCCCAGTGAAGGAGTTCGAGAAGATGTACAACCAACTCCGCTCCGCCCCACTGGCCCAGAAACAGGCCCGGGACTACGTGCGCGTCATGCTTTCCGGTGCCGACCAGCAGATCCCAGACAAGCAAGGGCGTATCACCCTGCCCCAGAACCTGCGGGCTTACGCCGGACTTGAGCGCGAGCTCGCCGTCGTCGGCTCTGGCTCCCGAGTGGAGATCTGGGACGCCAAAGCCTGGGCGGCCTACCTGGCTGAGCAGGAGCAAGTCTTCGCCGACACCGCCGAGGAGGTTCTGCCCGGCTTTTTCTAA
- the rsmH gene encoding 16S rRNA (cytosine(1402)-N(4))-methyltransferase RsmH, translating into MQDNQSSPSGAQRLTAERHTPVLLQRCLDLLAPAFESTTSSAGPVLVDCTLGMGGHTEAALKRFPTLTVIGIDRDPQAITLASERLAGFGDRFRAVRTTYDRVQQVASEHAHLDMDGLVDGVLMDLGVSSLQLDDAPRGFSYARPAPLDMRMDQTQGRSAAELLVTADAAEITRILRDYGEERFAPRIAAAIVRRREAGEPVQTTDALVALVREAIPAAARRTGGNPAKRTFQALRVAVNSELDVLAAALPRALDSLRVGGRLVVESYQSLEDRLVKSALAAGSRSRAPEGLPIVPETDRPYLKLLVHGAEQADDAELAANPRAAPVRLRAAERVRPVAEASALAQASSGTSGLRRRPKRPAGKDRKRITNRRRSSR; encoded by the coding sequence GTGCAAGACAACCAGTCCAGCCCCAGTGGCGCCCAGCGCCTTACTGCCGAGCGACATACCCCCGTGCTCTTGCAACGCTGCCTCGACCTCCTAGCCCCGGCCTTTGAATCCACAACCTCCTCCGCGGGCCCAGTGCTCGTCGACTGCACCCTGGGCATGGGCGGTCACACCGAGGCGGCTCTGAAGCGCTTCCCAACGCTCACGGTCATTGGCATCGACCGTGATCCACAGGCCATCACCCTGGCCAGCGAACGGCTGGCAGGCTTCGGTGATCGCTTCAGAGCCGTGCGCACCACCTACGACAGGGTGCAGCAGGTCGCTTCCGAGCACGCCCACCTAGATATGGACGGGCTGGTTGACGGCGTACTCATGGACCTCGGCGTCTCCTCCCTGCAACTCGATGACGCCCCACGAGGCTTCTCATACGCCCGCCCCGCACCACTGGACATGCGCATGGACCAGACTCAGGGCCGCAGCGCGGCAGAGCTTCTGGTCACCGCTGACGCCGCTGAGATCACCCGGATACTGCGCGACTATGGTGAAGAGCGCTTCGCCCCACGCATCGCCGCCGCTATTGTCCGGCGCCGCGAGGCGGGCGAGCCCGTGCAGACCACGGACGCCTTGGTCGCCCTGGTGCGGGAGGCGATCCCCGCCGCTGCCCGCCGCACGGGTGGAAACCCTGCCAAACGGACGTTCCAGGCCTTGCGTGTGGCCGTCAACTCGGAGCTCGACGTGCTAGCCGCTGCACTGCCACGCGCACTCGATTCCCTGCGTGTCGGCGGACGCCTGGTGGTCGAGTCCTACCAGTCGCTGGAGGATCGCCTGGTCAAGAGCGCGCTGGCAGCGGGCTCCAGGTCCCGCGCGCCTGAAGGACTGCCCATCGTCCCAGAGACCGACCGGCCCTACCTGAAGCTGCTGGTGCACGGCGCTGAGCAGGCCGATGACGCCGAGCTAGCCGCCAACCCGCGGGCAGCGCCCGTACGCCTCCGGGCGGCTGAACGAGTGAGACCGGTTGCTGAGGCCTCTGCACTAGCGCAGGCATCATCCGGTACCTCCGGACTCAGGCGCAGGCCAAAACGTCCCGCAGGCAAGGACCGTAAACGCATTACCAATCGACGCAGGAGTTCCCGATGA